One region of Oncorhynchus nerka isolate Pitt River linkage group LG22, Oner_Uvic_2.0, whole genome shotgun sequence genomic DNA includes:
- the LOC115105986 gene encoding protein FAM163B-like yields the protein MTAGTVVITGGILATVILLCIIAVLCYCRLQYYCCKKEELESEEEEPDFAVTSRLPPVHSNHNIVAASVAASTPNGPALFTPPLARKLTRSQTFCPSCTHHDVPFYLQHPDGLRNGGDRISYRSIQQHDLELPLEMPSYHKLNLTRSVTMRDMFNRSCSISTDV from the exons ATGACAGCCGGGACAGTGGTCATCACAGGCGGTATTTTAGCTACAGTTATCTTACTGTGCATCATCGCagtactgtgttactgtagactgCAG TATTATTGCTGTAAGAAGGAGGAGTTGGAGTCGGAGGAGGAGGAGCCCGACTTTGCAGTGACGTCCCGCCTCCCGCCAGTCCACTCCAACCATAACATCGTGGCGGCGTCGGTCGCCGCCTCTACCCCTAACGGCCCCGCCCTCTTCACACCGCCTTTAGCGCGGAAACTAACGCGCTCGCAGACATTTTGCCCTTCGTGCACACACCATGATGTGCCCTTCTACCTGCAGCATCCGGACGGCCTGCGGAACGGCGGCGACCGCATCAGCTACCGTAGCATCCAACAGCATGACCTGGAACTGCCCTTAGAAATGCCCAGCTACCACAAACTGAACCTGACCCGGTCAGTCACCATGAGGGACATGTTCAACCGCAGCTGCAGCATCAGCACTGACGTCTAG